In the genome of Eriocheir sinensis breed Jianghai 21 chromosome 44, ASM2467909v1, whole genome shotgun sequence, one region contains:
- the LOC126980611 gene encoding uncharacterized protein LOC126980611, which yields MKLSDRYIEFLIPGTLCSFIDLGKLVLHTSLRLTKPDSTTLEDAQHVEFANNTAHSLFKSMQCFWGDVTVDNNVLYGYTSYVKMLNTLSPNKLNTIGANANITIPENGFISKVTAEYFDNASAQHKTIMKRVKTHGIQLCTPLLLDISSLDSYLLDGISVRLRMEVSSNAWLLNYPTGDSIRLHIDSAKLLYTRLFPYPNALHALNASLATGNLLKSTFTKTLLKTYVLAKDQTSGTYDQPWGNVIPEKLSLIITSMEAHSGDYTLNPLYLSHGDISQISLSVNGRTMYNIPSKFPHDYAELYHRTLDALGFHKDHLIGKDIFGKGAMICTFDLRAENLNDNLPVEMNRGLRLSLNLSKGENENRLLILFGETLGIITVNSERRLQCDVRA from the coding sequence atgaaattatccgatagatatatagaatttctcattcctggaacactttgcagttttattgatttggggaaattggtgttgcacacctctttacgcttaactaagccagacagtACTACTCTCGAAGATgctcaacacgttgaatttgcaaataataccgcgcacagcctattcaaatcaatGCAATGTTTTTGGGGAGATGTaactgttgacaataatgtactttatgggtacacgtcatacgttaaaatgctgaatactttgtcgcccaacaaattgaatacaattggagccaatgctaatattaccatcccagagaacggttttatttccaaagtaacagcagaatactttgacaatgccagcgcgcaacacaagaccattatgaagcgggttaagactcacggtatacaactctgtaccccgcttcttctggatataagttctttagacagttacttgctcgatggtatttcggttagactccgaatggaagtatctagtaatgcatggctgctaaattatCCAACTGGCGATagcattcgtctgcatatagactcagccaagctgctttatacgcgactgtttccttatcctaatgcacttcatgctttgaacgcgtctctcgccacagggaatcttttgaaatcgacatttaccaaaaccctcttgaaaacctatgtgctagccaaagaccaaacctcaggaacgtatgatcaaccgtggggtaatgttattccggaaaaactctcgcttattataacgagcatggaagctcattctggcgactatacgctaaatccattgtatttgagccatggcgatataagtcaaataagcttaagtgttaatggtagaaccatgtataatattcctagtaaattccctcatgactatgctgagctctaccatcgtactttggatgcacttggttttcacaaagaccatttaatcggaaaggatattttcggcaagggggcaatgatttgcacatttgatttgcgtgctgaaaacttgaatgataatttgcccgttgaaatgaatagggggcttagacttagcttgaatctaagcaagggagaaaacgagaaccgtctgttgatactgtttggcgaaacattgggtataataacagttaattctgaaagacggctgcagtgtgatgtgcgcgcttga
- the LOC126980610 gene encoding uncharacterized protein LOC126980610 isoform X1, translated as MFCDICLCACENKTTLAEHVLICPTMITRLRFPPAGSTVKFNNHAKAYEPSYLAFYDFESILVESSSNVSGCVKRHHFAIAYAYIRVNRNGETVQSGSYCGSNAVNHFIHTMQCAWKKLKFSKGYNKINMTDEDTARHNEQTHCLLCKQGFLKGKGVKHHDHEKSGNNYIGAYCNRCNLQMKNHKLQLTLIAHNANYDMSLILRELTIPDLKIKLRPKRSVHKYHEVIINDLRFIDSYAFMSASLAALANQFISNGNEPICTQQMLKDVPAPALPLLIKGKQVFCYDYMDSMERLSETRLPSREDFFNSLQEAELSESDYKHAQNVWKVAGCQSLKDYLLLYVKVDVGLLCDVFLEWRGILKTQWRLDIVNYVSLPGFAYDSFLLKTQQELEVLSSPDIYHCIQTNVRGGYTSVVRRFVRANNIYTNPQFNKKHDRSTFLSYLDFNSLYPTVMQEKLPCGDMRKLDETEMQSFLSGGLVNQATDGDFGYLILCDTEAVSREVVEKTDDLPLIIRRHNITNRDISSVTREWFEEENRPAPCKNIKLIGTHAAQEKMLFALPLLKLLIQLGLVVKKVHAIYTFKQKHFLADFIQDNIEARKSATCPIKKNAIKCISNSIFGRFLMNAAKYSEDIDIVTNREKFLKLARSPYFKRVVPQKLYRHK; from the coding sequence atgttttgcgatatctgcctgtgcgcctgtgagaacaagacaacgcttgctgaacatgtgctaatttgcccaacgatgatcacaagactaagattcccacccgcgggttctactgtgaaatttaataatcatgctaaggcatatgagccatcttatttagcattctatgactttgagagtattctcgtagagtcttcttcgaatgtgtctggatgtgtaaagagacatcactttgccatagcgtatgcttacattagagtgaatagaaacggagaaacagtacaaagcggatcctattgtggaagtaatgctgtaaaccattttattcatacaatgcagtgtgcctggaaaaagttgaaattttctaaaggctacaataaaatcaacatgaccgatgaagatacggcgcgtcacaatgagcaaactcactgtcttctctgcaaacagggttttttaaaaggtaaaggagtaaaacatcatgaccatgaaaaatcaggaaacaattacattggagcttattgtaatagatgcaacctccaaatgaaaaatcacaaattgcagctcactctcattgcacataatgctaattacgacatgtcgttaatcctgcgtgaattaacgatacctgacttgaaaatcaaactaagaccaaaacgttcagttcacaaatatcatgaagtcatcataaatgacttgagatttattgactcgtatgcctttatgtctgcttcactcgcggctttagcgaaccaattcatcagtaatgggaacgaacccatatgcacacaacagatgttgaaagatgtgccagcacctgcgttgccattattgatcaagggaaagcaggtgttttgttatgactatatggattcgatggaacgactttctgagacacgtcttccatcccgcgaagattttttcaattcgcttcaagaagcagaactttccgaaagtgattataaacatgctcagaatgtttggaaagtagctgggtgtcagagcctgaaggactatttgttgctttatgtaaaagtggatgttggtcttctatgtgatgtcttcctagagtggcgaggtattttgaaaacccagtggaggttggatattgtaaattatgttagcctgccaggatttgcctatgactcctttctgctaaaaacacagcaggaattagaggtgcttagtagcccagacatatatcattgcattcaaacaaatgtgcgtgggggctacacaagtgttgtgcgtcgttttgtacgcgccaataacatctacacgaaccctcagtttaataaaaaacatgatagaagcactttcctttcatatcttgacttcaacagtctttatcccactgtaatgcaagagaagttgccatgtggggatatgagaaaactagatgagacagaaatgcagtcgtttttgagcgggggcttggtcaatcaagcaaccgatggcgattttggatatctcattctgtgcgatactgaggctgtctcacgtgaagtcgttgagaaaacggatgacctcccactgatcatcagaagacacaatatcaccaacagagatatatcgtcagtcacacgcgaatggtttgaagaagaaaaccgtccagcaccgtgtaagaacataaaactgattggaacacatgctgctcaggagaaaatgctatttgctctgcccctccttaaactacttattcaactaggcctggttgttaaaaaagtgcatgctatttatacgtttaagcaaaagcactttcttgcggacttcattcaggataacatagaagcccgcaaaagtgctacttgccctatcaagaaaaatgcaatcaagtgtatttcaaacagcatttttggtcgattcctgatgaacgcggccaaatatagtgaagacatagatattgtcaccaaccgcgaaaagtttttgaagctggcccgaagtccttactttaaacgcgttgtacctcaaaagctatatagacacaagtaa